From a single Aspergillus puulaauensis MK2 DNA, chromosome 2, nearly complete sequence genomic region:
- a CDS encoding alpha-amylase (CAZy:GH13;~COG:G;~EggNog:ENOG410Q2HI;~InterPro:IPR006047,IPR015340,IPR017853,IPR013780, IPR013777;~PFAM:PF00128,PF09260;~SECRETED:SignalP(1-27);~TransMembrane:1 (n10-21c27/28o528-549i);~go_function: GO:0003824 - catalytic activity [Evidence IEA];~go_function: GO:0004556 - alpha-amylase activity [Evidence IEA];~go_function: GO:0005509 - calcium ion binding [Evidence IEA];~go_process: GO:0005975 - carbohydrate metabolic process [Evidence IEA];~go_process: GO:0016052 - carbohydrate catabolic process [Evidence IEA]) yields the protein MMSSSSLSYLTLVVSIHLLGLSHPSLAANTAAWKSRSIYQTMTDRFARTDGSTTAKCNTTAGLYCGGTWRGTTNHLDYIQGMGFDAVMISPIVENVQGHVSYGESYHGYWPLDLYSLNSHFGTHQDLLDLSKALHDRDMYLMMDTVINNMAYITNGNNPATNIDYSAFTPFNNSDYFHEYCKIHDWNDWDEAQMCQTGDNKVALPDLYTEHEDVQHMLASWANEMIKTYSIDGLRIDAAKHVNNASLQNFQNNVDTFMTGEVLQREVETICNYQGNYINSVPNYPIYYSMLEAFTKGNTTDLFHRVEIMKQSCRDITAFVSFSENHDIQRIPSWMPEMAIAKNTLTFTMLFDGIPMIYQGQEQHFSGGGQPANREALWLSKYDTSAELYKLITKLNLLRKHAINLGHDYVNEQTSPIYVGPSELVFRKGVEGRHTIMVLSNQGSKGGAYTIELPVSYNAGTTVVDVLSCANYTVLDAGQLRVNLDKGEPRVLFPADMLEGSGLCGRPLHNITLTELKTGEKPSSGSRIVLTGSAVVVGVLSVAATLVLWR from the exons ATGATGTCATCCTCTTCCCTCTCGTATTTGACCCTCGTCGTCAGTATTCacctccttggcctttcCCACCCATCACTGGCAGCCAATACCGCAGCATGGAAGTCCCGATCCATCTACCAGACCATGACCGACAGGTTCGCGCGAACCGATGGGTCAACGACGGCGAAATGCAACACTACGGCCGGATTATACTGTGGAGGGACATGGCGGGGGACAACCAATCATCTAGACTATATCCAAGGGATGGGGTTTGACGCTGTCATGATCTCGCCCATTGTTGAGAATGTGCAGGGCCATGTCTCGTATGGTGAATCGTACCACGGATACTGGCCGCTGGATCTATACTCGCTCAACTCGCATTTCGGGACACACCAAGATCTACTGGATCTTAGTAAGGCGCTTCATGATCGCGATATGTATCTGATGATGGACACGGTCATCAACAACATGGCGTACATTACCAATGGCAACAACCCCGCTACGAATATCGACTATTCGGCGTTTACCCCGTTTAACAACTCCGACTATTTCCACGAGTACTGCAAGATCCATGATTGGAATGATTGGGATGAGGCCCAGATGTGTCAAACCGGAGATAACAAGGTCGCCCTACCGGATCTGTACACCGAACACGAGGACGTCCAGCACATGCTCGCAAGCTGGGCGAATGAGATGATCAAAACGTACTCGATCGACGGGCTGCGCATTGACGCCGCGAAGCACGTCAACAATGCATCTCTCCAGAATTTCCAGAACAATGTCGACACCTTCATGACGGGTGAAGTCCTGCAGCGCGAGGTCGAGACCATCTGCAATTACCAGGGCAACTATATCAACAGCGTTCCCAACTACCCGATCTACTATTCCATGCTCGAGGCCTTTACCAAGGGTAACACGACTGATCTCTTCCACCGAGTGGAGATTATGAAGCAATCCTGCCGGGATATTACTGCATTCGTGTCGTTCTCTGAGAACCACGATATCCAGCGAATCCCCAGCTGGATGCCTGAGATGGCG ATTGCCAAAAACACGCTAACATTCACAATGCTCTTCGACGGCATCCCAATGATCTACCAAGGCCAAGAGCAACACTTCTCCGGCGGCGGGCAGCCCGCGAACCGCGAAGCGCTGTGGCTGTCCAAATACGACACAAGCGCCGAGCTGTATAAACTCATCACCAAGCTGAATCTCCTCCGCAAGCACGCCATTAATCTCGGACACGACTATGTCAACGAACAGACGAGTCCGATCTACGTGGGGCCCAGCGAGCTCGTGTTCCGGAAGGGCGTTGAGGGCCGGCACACGATTATGGTTCTCTCGAACCAAGGGTCCAAGGGCGGTGCTTATACGATTGAGCTGCCTGTGAGTTATAATGCGGGCACGACGGTGGTGGATGTCCTCAGCTGTGCGAACTACACGGTTTTGGATGCAGGGCAGTTGAGGGTGAACCTGGACAAGGGGGAGCCAAGGGTTCTTTTCCCGGCGGATATGTTGGAGGGGAGTGGACTTTGCGGCCGTCCGTTGCATAATATTACGCTGACGGAGCTCAAGACCGGAGAAAAACCGTCTTCTGGGAGCAGGATTGTGCTGACAGGCAGTGCGGTGGTGGTTGGAGTCCTGTCAGTGGCAGCTACCTTGGTTCTGTGGAGGTAG
- a CDS encoding alpha-amylase (CAZy:GH13;~COG:G;~EggNog:ENOG410PINX;~InterPro:IPR013776,IPR006047,IPR017853,IPR013780;~PFAM:PF00128;~go_function: GO:0003824 - catalytic activity [Evidence IEA];~go_function: GO:0004553 - hydrolase activity, hydrolyzing O-glycosyl compounds [Evidence IEA];~go_function: GO:0005509 - calcium ion binding [Evidence IEA];~go_process: GO:0005975 - carbohydrate metabolic process [Evidence IEA]): MLSILQCCLPRGERKGNRSKKIEDAAAQLDTLPSWNTGNNSLTFQAFEWHVPADRQHWRRLRLALPGLKAIGVDSLWVPPGCKGMDAHGNGYDIYDLYDLGEFDQKGATSTKWGSREELEELVKDAHEIGLGVYWDAVLNHKAGADYPEKCQAVKVDPKRRNVEVSTPLEIEGWVGFDFNGRGDVYSSMKYRSQHFSGVDWDDKSRENAIFRILGPNKNWARDVSTENGNYDYLMFADLDLSHPEVREDLLNWGTWITKELALDGMRLDAAKHMSTGFQKAFAEHIRKTTNPDFFVIGEYWTGDIRELVGYLEQMQYTVSAYDVPLLNKFSTLSRTRGADLRSVFKDTLVQRKPQHAVTIVTNHDTQPGQMMDTPIAAWFKPLAYALILLRKEGHPCVFYGDLYGIRKNVKTPMKPACKGKLPILTQVRKDFAYGEQQDYFDATNCIGFIRYGNARHPTGLACVMSNAGPATKRMYVGPGHINEEWTDVLRLGSTDTPSVIIDKWGYGEFPVGGMSVSVWVDSAAAGRVNLHDEFDVNIYGR; this comes from the exons ATGCTGTCGATTCTACAATGCTGCCTTCCCCGAGGGGAGCGCAAGGGAAATCGATCAAAGAAGATAGAAG ACGCAGCAGCGCAATTGGACACGCTCCCCTCATGGAATACcggcaacaacagcctgacTTTCCAGGCGTTTGAATGGCATGTCCCCGCCGACCGGCAGCACTGGCGGCGGCTGCGACTCGCACTGCCGGGGCTGAAGGCCATCGGGGTTGACAGTCTATGGGTTCCGCCGGGGTGCAAGGGGATGGATGCGCATGGCAATGGCTATGACATTTATGATTTGTATGACCTGGGAGAGTTTGACCAGAAGGGGGCAACAAGCACTAAATGGGGCTCAcgggaggagctggaggagttggtgAAAGATGCCCACGAGATCGGTCTCGGTGTTTACTGGGATGCGGTTCTAAACCACAAGGCTGGTGCGGATTATCCTGAAAAGTGCCAGGCTGTCAAGGTTGATCCCAAGC GGCGAAACGTGGAGGTCTCCACACCGTTAGAGATCGAGGGCTGGGTCGGCTTTGACTTCAACGGTCGCGGGGATGTATACAGTTCGATGAAGTATCGCTCGCAGCACTTTTCCGGGGTTGACTGGGACGATAAAAGCAGAGAGAATGCCATCTTCCGCATCCTCGGCCCAAACAAGAACTGGGCGCGCGATGTGTCAACCGAGAATGGGAACTATGACTACCTGATGTTTGCTGACTTGGACTTGTCGCATCCAGAGGTACGAGAAGACTTGTTAAACTGGGGTACTTGGATCACCAAGGAACTGGCTTTGGATGGGATGAGACTCGACGCTGCAAAACACATGTCGACGGGGTTTCAGAAAGCTTTCGCTGAGCATATTCGGAAAACTACTAACCCGGACTTCTTCGTGATCGGTGAGTATTGGACGGGGGATATACGGGAGTTGGTGGGATATCTCGAGCAGATGCAGTATACAGTCTCGGCGTACGATGTGCCTCTTCTCAACAAGTTCTCAACTCTTTCCAGGACCAGGGGGGCAGACCTTCGAAGTGTATTCAAGGATACTCTCGTCCAGCGCAAGCCCCAACACGCAGTG ACGATTGTCACAAATCACGACACG CAACCAGGGCAGATGATGGAC ACCCCCATCGCAGCGTGGTTCAAGCCCCTGGCGTacgccctcatcctcctccgcaaagAAGGCCACCCCTGCGTCTTCTACGGAGATCTCTACGGCATCCGCAAGAACGTCAAGACGCCAATGAAGCCAGCCTGCAAGGGTAAACTGCCGATTCTAACGCAGGTGCGGAAGGACTTTGCATACGGCGAACAGCAGGACTATTTCGACGCCACCAACTGCATCG GATTCATCCGCTACGGAAACGCCCGGCATCCCACCGGACTCGCCTGCGTGATGAGCAATGCAGGCCCAGCCACCAAACGGATGTACGTCGGCCCAGGACACATCAACGAGGAGTGGACGGATGTTCTCCGTCTAGGAAGTACGGATACGCCCTCCGTCATCATCGATAAATGGGGGTATGGAGAGTTCCCCGTTGGCGGGATGAGTGTGAGTGTGTGGGTTGACTcggcggctgctgggcgagTGAATCTCCACGACGAATT TGATGTGAATATTTATGGGCGTTAA
- a CDS encoding GPI anchored serine-threonine rich family protein (COG:S;~EggNog:ENOG410PT9V;~InterPro:IPR018466;~PFAM:PF10342;~SECRETED:SignalP(1-18);~TransMembrane:1 (n3-14c18/19o205-226i)), which produces MRLTLVSSLLPLAVSVGALSVTEPKKGAEVDPSDSFTVKWDSVSTDPSSFDIYLVNNAVYPNVEKKIASDVDTSDGSYTVDKLSVTDGHGFQVNLFSNEDKNTGILAQSEQFNMTGDASSTSSTSSTSSTSSTSSTSTSASSTETETTSTKTGTKTESTSASSTSDSDSDSSSSPSSTTDAGSSAASSSGAAASSTGVPQVDDNAGVALGAPLTVIAGLVGAAFAFSL; this is translated from the exons ATGCGTCTCACTCTCGTGTCTTCTCTGCTGCCCCTCGCGGTCTCCGTTGGAG CTCTGTCCGTAACTGAGCCCAAGAAGGGTGCTGAGGTCGACCCTTCAGACTCTTTCACTGTGAAGTGGGATTCCGTCAG CACCGACCCCTCTTCCTTCGATATCtacctcgtcaacaacgccgtCTACCCCAacgtcgagaagaagatcgccTCCGATGTCGACACCTCTGATGGTTCCTACACCGTTGACAAGCTCTCCGTCACTGACGG CCACGGCTTCCAGGTCAACCTATTCTCCAACGAGGACAAGAACACCggcatcctcgcccagtctGAGCAATTCAACATGACCGGCGATGCCTCTAGCACCTCGTCCACCTCGTCCACATCCAGCACCTCGAGCACCTCGAGCACCTCCACCAGCGCGTCTTCCACTGAAACCGAAACCACTTCTACCAAGACCGGCACCAAGACCGAGTCCACCTCTGCCAGCTCTAcatctgactctgactccgactccagctccagccccagctccaCAACGGACGCTGGGTCTTCGGCCGCCTCTTCATccggtgctgctgctagcTCTACCGGTGTCCCCCAAGTCGATGACAACGCTGGTGTGGCCCTCGGCGCTCCATTGACTGTTATTGCTGGCCTTGTTGGTGCTGCCTTCGCCTTCAGCCTGTAA
- a CDS encoding uncharacterized protein (SECRETED:SignalP(1-19)), whose product MKPSFILLPLSFMLPSVFAACKTNEKYCGEYLVSQFGYGEEQIVYAARQNTDLPSEATNDGTKEWEEIIFKCVDGEKIEALGYCDDPYVCTEDEDGTGAGCDDIFDD is encoded by the exons ATGAAGCCATCTTTcattcttctgcctctcTCCTTCATGCTCCCAAGCGTCTTTGCGGCATGTAAAACAAATGAGAAGTACTGCGGAGAGTACCTCGTATCCCAGTTCG GTTACGGTGAGGAACAGATCGTATATGCAGCCCGACAAAACACAGATCTACCGAGTGAAGCCACAAACGATGGAACAaaagaatgggaagaaatCATATTCAAATGTGTCGATGGTGAAAAGATTGAGGCGCTGGGTTACTGTGATGATCCTTACGTTTGTacggaggatgaggatgggacTGGCGCGGGCTGCGATGACATCTTTG ATGACTAA
- the LEU2B gene encoding 3-isopropylmalate dehydrogenase (COG:E;~EggNog:ENOG410PMDY;~InterPro:IPR019818,IPR024084,IPR004429;~PFAM:PF00180;~TransMembrane:1 (o305-323i);~go_function: GO:0000287 - magnesium ion binding [Evidence IEA];~go_function: GO:0003862 - 3-isopropylmalate dehydrogenase activity [Evidence IEA];~go_function: GO:0016616 - oxidoreductase activity, acting on the CH-OH group of donors, NAD or NADP as acceptor [Evidence IEA];~go_function: GO:0051287 - NAD binding [Evidence IEA];~go_process: GO:0009098 - leucine biosynthetic process [Evidence IEA];~go_process: GO:0055114 - oxidation-reduction process [Evidence IEA]) — protein MPSKNYNILVLPGDGIGPEVMTEATKVLSAFNTQTTQFNLQEELIGGISIDTHGQSVTQSVKDAAVAADAVLFAAVGGPKWDHIRRGLDGPEGGLLQVRKAMDIYANLRPCSVDMPSREIARDFSPFRQDVIEGVDFVVVRENCGGAYFGKKVEEENYAMDEWGYSTAEIQRITRLSAELALRHDPPWPVISLDKANVLASSRLWRRVVEKTMVEEYPQVKLIHQLADSASLIMATNPRVLNGVILADNTFGDMVSDQAGSLVGTLGVLPSASLDGLPRPGEHQKVHGLYEPTHGSAPTIAGKNIANPTAMILCVALMFRYSFNMEKEARQIEDAVRTVLDKGIRTSDLGGKAGTKEFGDAVVAALQGAQS, from the exons ATGCCATCCAAGAACTAcaacatcctcgtcctgcCCGGCGACGGCATCGGACCCGAGGTCATGACCGAAGCGACAAAGGTCCTATCGGCATTCAACACCCAGACTACCCAATTCAACCTGCAAGAGGAACTAATCGGGGGAATCAGCATCGACACGCACGGGCAGTCGGTCACCCAGTCCGTCAAAGACGCTGCAGTCGCCGCAGACGCCGTGCTCTTCGCTGCCGTCGGAGGCCCGAAGTGGGATCATATCCGACGGGGGCTGGACGGGCCAGAGGGTGGATTGCTGCAGGTGCGCAAGGCCATGGATATCTATGCGAACCTGAGGCCTTGCTCTGTTGATATGCCGAGTCGGGAGATCGCGAGGGATTTCAGCCCGTTTCGGCAGGATGTTATCGAGGGGGTGGACTTTGTTGTTGTGAGAGAGAACTGTGGCGGTGCTTATTTTGGGAagaaggtggaagaggagaattACG CAATGGACGAATGGGGTTATTCCACCGCTGAAATCCAACGCATCACTCGTCTCTCAGCAGAACTGGCCCTCCGCCATGACCCTCCATGGCCGGTGATTTCCCTCGATAAAGCCAACGTCCTCGCTTCATCTCGTCTCTGGCGCCGTGTCGTCGAGAAGACCATGGTCGAAGAATACCCCCAGGTGAAACTAATCCACCAACTCGCGGACTCGGCCTCCCTAATCATGGCGACGAACCCGCGGGTTTTGAACGGCGTTATCCTGGCGGATAATACCTTTGGCGATATGGTTTCTGACCAGGCTGGCTCACTGGTTGGCACGCTGGGTGTCTTGCCGAGTGCCAGTTTGGATGGACTGCCTCGTCCGGGCGAGCATCAGAAGGTGCATGGGCTTTATGAACCGACCCATGGGTCTGCTCCGAC AATTGCCGGGAAGAACATCGCTAACCCGACTGCTATGATTCTCTGCGTCGCGCTGATGTTCCGATACTCCTTCAACATGGAGAAAGAGGCGCGTCAAATAGAAGATGCAGTGCGGACTGTCCTGGACAAGGGAATCCGTACGTCTGACCTGGGAGGTAAAGCAGGAACTAAAGAGTTTGGAGACGCTGTAGTTGCAGCACTGCAGGGAGCACAGTCGTAG
- a CDS encoding uncharacterized protein (COG:O;~EggNog:ENOG410PSX8;~InterPro:IPR001384,IPR024079;~MEROPS:MER0001399;~PFAM:PF02102,PF14521;~SECRETED:SignalP(1-20);~go_function: GO:0004222 - metalloendopeptidase activity [Evidence IEA];~go_function: GO:0008237 - metallopeptidase activity [Evidence IEA];~go_process: GO:0006508 - proteolysis [Evidence IEA]), producing MTLSILFVYLLAVFTSLAAGKPILMPRLAQDASKPSFDVTLESLGDSTVHAAVTNTGSQAVRLVRRGGILDHIPTNKVRVYHGDSEAAFKGAQVKYIRSHLNDDAFVQLAPNETVTSVFDVADSHDLSDGDHTAISNGALEYTTLTDKEKFNTFHYRSNKISFAASDNANRLQARSTIDCSNEEYNSAVKAAISRAGEMATAGAADARKGASANFKKFFFTESQDALDEVAGRLEAIASEATSTGTMAYYCAPRSQDDCTGNIAAMTYPSDNIVVNCDLYYETEASSDTCGYLDQGGIALHEFTHATGIYSPGTEDIAYGYEQVQSLDTNSALNNADSYAYYGAAIYLQCAADDSTPSGTPISGGGSSTVPVAPTASPTYPPSPSTGFGNGGGWPWGQDGGYDSGYDSGYDGLNRNAGSGSTPTGGSGGGFGGLFPSGFPGAGSDAGSGSGFGSGGSGLGGLFPSGIPGAGSGSGSESGSGSGGGFGGLPIPSGIPGAGSGSGSEDSDGWFGEIPSATGAPQSGSSGFGDLPIPSGIPGAGSGGSGGGFGDLPTPSGFPGSGSGGSDGFGGLPIPSGIPGSGSGSDGGGSGGGLGGLPIPSGIPGTGSGSGSGSGGGRFAEIPSATGPTGPGSSGGGAFGGLPIPSGIPGAGSGSGGSGSGGGFGDLPTPSGFPGSGSGAGSGSGGGFGGFPIPSGIPGAGSGSGSGGGFGGLPIPSGFPGSGSGSESGSGGSGFTR from the exons ATGACGCTCTCCATTCTTTTCGTGTACCTGCTGGCAGTGTTCACGTCGTTGGCTGCTGGAAAGCCAATTCTGATGCCCCGGCTGGCCCAGGATGCATCAAAGCCCTCTTTTGACGTGACTCTCGAGTCCCTTGGAGACAGCACTGTTCACGCAGCGGTCACCAACACCGGCAGCCAGGCTGTTCGCCTTGTCCGCCGAGGCGGCATTCTCGACCACATTCCTACGAACAAGGTCAGAGTTTATCACGGTG ACTCCGAGGCAGCTTTCAAGGGAGCCCAGGTCAAATATATCCGCTCGCACCTCAACGACGATGCCTTCGTCCAGCTTGCACCTAACGAGACCGTTACCTCTGTCTTCGACGTTGCCGACTCTCACGATCTCTCTGACGGAGACCACACTGCTATCTCCAATGGCGCTCTTGAATACACTACCCTGACCGACAAGGAGAAGTTCAATACCTTCCACTACCGCTCAAACAAGATCTCCTTCGCCGCGTCAGACAATGCCAACCGCCTCCAGGCTCGCAGCACCATCGACTGCTCCAACGAGGAATACAACTCggccgtcaaggccgccaTATCCCGCGCAGGCGAGATGGCCACAGCCGGTGCCGCCGACGCTCGCAAGGGCGCCAGCGCCAACTTCAAGAAGTTCTTCTTCACCGAGTCCCAGGACGCCCTCGACGAGGTCGCCGGCCGTCTTGAAGCCATCGCCTCCGAAGCAACCAGCACCGGAACGATGGCCTACTATTGTGCCCCCCGGAGCCAGGATGACTGCACTGGCAACATTGCTGCCATGACCTACCCCTCCGATAACATCGTCGTCAATTGTGACTTGTACTACGAAACTGAAGCTTCATCCGACACCTGTGGATACCTCGACCAGGGCGGGATTGCGCTCCACGAGTTCACTCACGCCACTGGCATCTACAGCCCCGGTACTGAGGATATCGCCTACGGCTACGAGCAGGTCCAGAGCCTTGACACCAACAGTGCGCTGAACAACGCGGACTCGTATGCTTACTACGGTGCTGCCATCTACCTCCAGTGCGCTGCCGATGACTCTACCCCCTCCGGCACCCCAATCAGCGGCGGAGGCAGCTCAACCGTTCCAGTTGCGCCAACGGCTTCCCCGACCTACCCGCCTTCCCCAAGCACTGGCTTTGGAAACGGCGGTGGCTGGCCTTGGGGTCAGGACGGTGGCTATGACAGCGGCTATGACAGCGGCTACGACGGGCTCAACAGGAATGCCGGTTCAGGCAGCACTCCAACCGGAGGTTCTGgcggtggcttcggtggcCTCTTCCCCAGTGGCTTCCCTGGTGCTGGCTCTGAcgctggctctggttctggctttGGCTCTGGTGGTAGTGGGCTCGGTGGTCTCTTCCCCAGTGGTAttcctggtgctggttctggctcAGGCTCCGagtctggctctggctctggcggtggcttcggcggccttcccattccaagCGGTATCCCAggtgctggctctggatctggctctgaAGATAGCGACGGTTGGTTCGGCGAAATTCCCAGCGCTACTGGCGCCCCTCAATCTGGAAGCAGTGGGTTCGGTGAccttcccatccccagtGGCAttcctggcgctggctctggtggcagtggtggtggcttcggcGACCTCCCTACCCCGAGTGGTTTCCCgggatctggctctggtggcaGTGATGGCTTCGGCGGTCTTCCTATTCCAAGTGGTATccctggctctggatctggctctgatggtggtggctctggcggTGGCCTCGGCGGTCTCCCTATCCCCAGTGGTATTCCTGGcactggctctggctctggctctggcagTGGCGGCGGTCGGTTCGCTGAAATCCCCAGCGCTACTGGTCCCACTGGACCTGGCTCTAGCGGTGGTGGAGCATTCGGCGGCCTCCCTATCCCCAGTGGCATTCCAggtgctggctctggatctggtggcagtggtagtggtggtggcttcggTGACCTCCCTACCCCCAGTGGTTTCCCTGGATCTGGGTCTGGCGCTgggtctggctctggcggtgGGTTTGGCGGCTTCCCTATCCCTAGTGGTATCCctggtgctggctctggatctggatctggcggtggcttcggcggtcttcccatccccagtGGGTTCCCTggctcaggctcaggctctGAGTCTGGCTCTGGAGGCAGTGGGTTCACCCGGTGA
- a CDS encoding uncharacterized protein (COG:S;~EggNog:ENOG410PRPZ;~SECRETED:SignalP(1-20)) codes for MLHSKILVLTLSLLATAVAGAPSDPPAQLPDAWISYDNLGNRTDLEIIDTADGDAMTRLGLSRTPIKACENDYSGAKDCKKVDKAKIIARTLGTMIKEKSKDHDCSSFTATLDKFEFEYYATGRHCDTTAEQGTIAGAIYHFIHSVLDDNICNAQCMRLTHGGTWTGWLSLGPAGSLKKAKIQCDSGLGSDFDTCKSGGKNDI; via the coding sequence ATGCTCCACTCAAAGATCCTCGTTCTCACCCTCAGCCTCCTAGCCACCGCAGTGGCAGGCGCCCCCTCCGACCCCCCAGCCCAGCTCCCCGATGCCTGGATCTCATACGACAACCTCGGAAACCGCACCGACctcgagatcatcgacaCCGCCGACGGCGACGCAATGACCCGTCTCGGCCTCTCGCGCACCCCCATCAAGGCCTGCGAGAACGACTACTCGGGCGCCAAAGACTGCAAGAAAGTCGACAAGGCCAAGATCATCGCACGCACCCTCGGCACCATGATCAAGGAGAAGTCCAAAGACCACGACTGCAGCTCTTTCACGGCGACACTTGATAAGTTCGAGTTCGAGTACTACGCTACTGGTCGGCACTGCGATACTACCGCCGAGCAGGGGACTATTGCGGGCGCGATCTATCACTTCATCCATAGTGTGCTGGATGATAATATCTGTAATGCTCAGTGCATGAGACTTACCCATGGTGGGACTTGGACTGGGTGGCTGTCGCTTGGACCGGCTGGGTCGCtgaagaaagcgaagatTCAGTGTGATTCGGGATTGGGGAGTGACTTTGATACCTGCAAGTCTGGGGGGAAGAATGATATCTGA
- a CDS encoding uncharacterized protein (COG:I;~EggNog:ENOG410PKMS;~InterPro:IPR001753,IPR029045,IPR014748;~PFAM:PF00378,PF16113;~go_function: GO:0003824 - catalytic activity [Evidence IEA]) — protein sequence MASKTYTNFAVTRPREWVAHVEINRPTKRNAFLEEMRFELRDIFDSLSADPSVRAIVFSGAGDKAFSAGLDVVSANKEGTMFNPRPEDTVDAGRHAVAVRRWALDFQDCVSSIERCEKPVICVLHGYAFGIAVDIACCADIRIAAQDAVFSVKEVDLGIAADLGSLTRLPKIVRSYGWVKEVSLTARTFDAAEALEERFVNKVLPTKAKALEEGLNLASLISEKSPIAVQGTKNFLDFSRDHTVEDGLKYTAVWNGAALQTKDIPISFQALLGKKRPTYEKL from the exons ATGGCAAGCAAAACTTATACAAATTTCGCCGTGACGCGGCCGCGAGAATGGGTGGCGCATGTGGAGATCAACCGGCCTACCAAGCGCAATGCATTCCTCGAGGA AATGCGGTTTGAACTACGGGACATCTTCGACAGTCTCTCGGCCGACCCCTCCGTCCGGGCAATCGTATTCTCAGGCGCAGGCGACAAGGCCTTCAGCGCCGGCCTCGATGTCGTCTCGGCAAACAAGGAGGGAACGATGTTTAATCCCCGACCAGAGGATACAGTTGATGCAGGCCGACACGCTGTCGCGGTGAGGCGGTGGGCGCTGGATTTCCAGGACTGCGTGTCGAGTATTGAGCGGTGTGAGAAGC CGGTTATTTGTGTCCTGCATGGCTATGCATTTGGCATCGCGGTTGATATTGCGTGCTGTGCTGATATCCGCATCGCTGCGCAGGACGCCGTGTTTAGTGTGAAGGAGGTGGACCTGGGAATCGCTGCGGATCTGGGTAGTTTGACGCGTCTGCCGAAGATCGTGCGGTCGTATGGCTGGGTGAAGGAGGTAAGTTTGACAGCTAGGACGTTTGATGCTGCAGAGGCTTTGGAGGAGAGATTCGTCAATAAGGTCCTCCctaccaaggccaaggcgctggaggagggcttgAACCTGGCGTCTTTGATCAGTGAGAAGAGTCCCATTGCGGTGCAGGGGACGAAGAACTTTTTGGACTTCAGTAGGGACCACACTGTTGAAGACG GCCTCAAGTATACTGCTGTCTGGAACGGCGCAGCGCTGCAGACGAAGGATATCCCGATCTCTTTCCAGGCACTTCTTGGAAAGAAGCGACCAACATATGAGAAGCTGTAA